GAGTTCGACGCGGTCGCCGTCCGTCTGATGTGCCTGAACGACGCCGAGTTCGGGCGCGCGGTCGAGCACTGGGTGGGCCGGGTGCTGGCCCACCGGCTCAACGCGGCGCGCGCCCGGCTCGTGGACCTCTACGGCATCTACGAGACCAAGGAGGAACGATGACCGCCGTGCCGGTCCCCCATCGCGTGGTCGCCCGCCGCCCGGAGACCGCGGACACGGTCACGCTGCGCTTCGAGCCGGTCGGCCGCCCGCTCCCGGACTTCCTGCCGGGACAGTTCGCGATGGTCCACGCCTTCGGCCGCGGCGAGATCCCGGTGTCGGTGAGCTCGGTGCAGGCCACGGGCGGGCTCGCGCACACCGTGCGGTCGGTCGGCGCGGTCTCCGACGGGCTGTGCGCGGTCCGGGTCGGCGACGTCGTGGGCATCCGCGGGCCGTACGGCACGAGCTGGGAGCTGGAGCGGGCCCGCGGGCGGGACGTGGTGATCGTGGCGGGCGGCATCGGCTTCGCCCCGCTGCGCCCGCTGATCCTGGGCGCGCTGGCCGAGCCGGAGGCGTACCGGCGCATCAACGTCCTGATCGGGGCGCGCACCCCGAGCGATCTCATCGCCCGCGCCGAGGTGGCGAGCTGGGCCACGGCGTACACCGGGGTGACGGTGGACCAGCCCGAGCCGGACTGGCGCGGGGACGTCGGCGTGGTCACCCAGCTGCTGGGGCGGGCCCACTTCGAGCCGGAGGAGACGACGGCGTTCGTGTGCGGGCCCGAGCCGATGATCCGGGCCACCGCACGCGAACTGATCCAGCACGGCGTGCCCCACGACCGTGTGCAGGTCTCGCTGGAACGCAACATGCGCTGCGCGACCGGGCACTGCGGGCACTGCCAGCTGGGCCCCGTGCTGGTGTGCCAGGCCGGCCCCGTCGTGGACTGGGCGCAGGCCGAACCCCTGCTCGCGGTAAGGGAGTTGTGAGATGGCACCGAAACTCGCGGTGTTCAAGCTGGCCTCCTGCGACGGCTGTCAGCTCACCCTGCTGGACTGCGAGGACGAACTCCTCGCGCTGGCCGGCGAGGTCGAGATCGCGCACTTCCTGGAGGCCACCAGCACGGTGCAGCCGGGCCCGTACGACCTGTCCCTGGTCGAGGGCTCGGTCACCACGCCGTCCGACGCCGAGCGCATCCGGCAGATCCGGGCCGCCTCCCGGCACCTGGTGACCATCGGCGCGTGCGCGACCGCGGGCGGCATCCAGGCCCTGCGCAACTTCGCGGACGTCGACGAGTACCGGCGCACCGTCTACGCGCACCCCGAGTACATCGAGACGCTCGCCACCTCCACCCCCGTCTCGGCCCATGTGGACGTCGACTTCGAGCTGCGCGGCTGTCCGATCGACCGGCGCCAGCTCATCGAGGTGCTCACCGCGTTCCTGGCCGGCCGCAAGCCGGACATCCCCGACCACAGCGTGTGCTTCGAGTGCAAGCGGCGCGGCACGGTCTGCGTGACCGTCGCGCACGGCACGCCCTGTCTGGGCCCGGTCACGCACGCCGGCTGCGGGGCACTGTGCCCGGCGTACCACCGCGGCTGCTTCGGCTGCTTCGGCCCGTCCGGCTCGGTGAACCTGCCCGCGCTGATCCCCGTGCTGCGCCGCGACGGTATGGACGACGACGCCGTGGAGCGCTTCCTGCACACCTTCAACGCCCCCGCGTTCGAAAAGGAGATGGGCAAGTGACGCACCGCGGATCCCGTGTCCTGCACGTCGGCTCGCTGTCCCGGGTCGAGGGCGAGGGCGCGCTGCGCCTGCACGTGCACGACCGCACGGTCACCGAGGCACGGCTGGAGATCTACGAGCCGCCGCGCTTCTTCGAGGCGTTCCTGCGCGGCCGGTCCTACACCGAGCCGCCCGACATCACCGCCCGGGTGTGCGGGATCTGCCCGGTGGCCTACCAGATGAGCGCCTGCGCGGCGATCGAGGACGCCTGCGGGGTCGAGGTGGACCCGGCGATCCGGGATCTGCGCCGGCTGCTGTACTGCGGCGAGTGGATCGAGAGCCAGGCCCTGCACATCTATCTGCTGCACGCCCCGGACTTCCTGGGCCACCCCAGCGCGATCGACCTGGCCCGCACGCACCGGGCCGAGGTGGAGCGGGGGCTGCGGCTGAAGAAGGCCGGCAACGACATCATGGAGCTGGTCGGCGGCCGCGCCGTGCACCCGATCAACGTACGGCTGGGCGGCTTCCACCGCGCCCCGGCCCGCACCGAACTGCGGCCGCTGCGCGAGGAGTTGCAGCGGGCGCTGGACGACGCGTGGGAGACCGTGCGCTGGGTGGCGGGCTTCGACTTCCCCGAGGCGCGCACCGACGCGGACCTGCTGGCGCTGGCCGAGGCGGACACGTACGCGATCGAGGGCGGCACACCGACCGTGCTGCGCGCCGACGGCAGCCGCGGCTCCTTCCCCGTAGGGCAGTTCACCGACCATGTCAGCGAGACCCATGTGGCCCACTCCACCGCGCTGCACTCGCGGCTCGACGGGCGGCTGCATCTGACGGGCTCGCTGGCCCGGTTCGCGGTCAGCGGCTCCCTGCTGTCGCCGGTGGCGCTGGAGGCGGCCGTGGCGGCGGGGCTCGGTGACCCGCGCGAGGGCGCGGTGTGCCGCAACCCGTTCCGGTCCATCCTGGTGCGGGCGGTGGAGGTGGTGTACGCCGTCGGCGAGGCGCTGCGCATCATCGACGGCTACGAGCCGCCCGCGTCCCCGTACACCGAGGTGCCGCCGGTGGCGGGCGTCGGGCACGGCGCCACGGAGGCTCCGCGCGGGGTGCTCTACCACCGCTACGAGATCGACGCCGACGGCCTGGTCGCCGACGCGACGATGGTGCCGCCCACCGCCCAGAACCAGGGTGCGATCGAGGACGACCTGCGCCGGATGGCCCAGGCCGCCATCGGCGAACGCGACCCGGACGACGACGAGCTGACGGCCCTGTGCGAACGCGCGATCCGCAACCACGACCCGTGCATCTCGTGCTCCACCCACTTCCTCGACCTGACCGTCGTCCGTACCTCGGGCCCGACCACGGGAGGCCACCGTGCCTGAATCTCCGTACACCGTGAGCGATGTGATGACGCAGACCGTCATAGCCGTCGGGCGCGACGCCTCCTTCAAGGAGATCGTCGGCCTGATCGACCAGTGGAAGGTGAGCGCCCTGCCCGTCCTGGTCGGCGAGGGCCGGGTCATCGGCGTGGTCTCCGAGGCGGATCTGCTGCCCAAGGAGGAGTTCCGCGACGGGGGCGAGGAGGACGCGGAGCGCGCCGAGCGGCAGAAGGCGGCCGCGCTGACCGCGGGCGAGCTGATGAGCACCCCCGCGGTGACCGTGCACGCCGATGCCTCCGTCGCCGAGGCCGCCCGCATCATGGCCCGCCGGCACGTCAAGCGGCTGCCGGTGGTGGACTCGGTGGGCATCCTGCAGGGCGTGGTCAGCCGCAGCGACCTGCTGAAGGTCTTCCTGCGGGACGACGAGGAGATCGCCGAGGAGGTCCGGCACAGCGTCCTGGGCCAGCTGCCGATCACCACTCCCCTGACGGTGAGCGTGGCCGACGGTGTGGTCACCCTCGGCGGCGTGCTGCCCGACCGTACCCTCGTGCCGATCGTGGCGCGGGCGGTGCGGGCCGTGGAGGGTGTCGTGGACATCCGGCTGGACCTGACGCACCGATGAAATACCTCGACGAGTACCGCGACCCGGCGCTCGCCCGGCGGCTGCTGGAGGAGCTGCGGCGCACGGCCGGCCGGCCCTGGCGGATCATGGAGGTGTGCGGCGGTCAGACGCACACCCTCGTCCGCCAGGGCATCGACGAGCTGCTGCCCGCCGGGATGCGGATGATCCACGGCCCCGGCTGCCCGGTGTGCGTCACCCCGCTGGAGACCCTCGACCGAGCCATGGCGATCGCCGCCCGCCCCGGCGTTATCTTCACCAGCTTCGGGGACATGCTGCGCGTGCCCGGCAGCGAGACCGACC
Above is a genomic segment from Streptomyces sp. SLBN-31 containing:
- a CDS encoding FAD/NAD(P)-binding protein: MTAVPVPHRVVARRPETADTVTLRFEPVGRPLPDFLPGQFAMVHAFGRGEIPVSVSSVQATGGLAHTVRSVGAVSDGLCAVRVGDVVGIRGPYGTSWELERARGRDVVIVAGGIGFAPLRPLILGALAEPEAYRRINVLIGARTPSDLIARAEVASWATAYTGVTVDQPEPDWRGDVGVVTQLLGRAHFEPEETTAFVCGPEPMIRATARELIQHGVPHDRVQVSLERNMRCATGHCGHCQLGPVLVCQAGPVVDWAQAEPLLAVREL
- a CDS encoding oxidoreductase; protein product: MAPKLAVFKLASCDGCQLTLLDCEDELLALAGEVEIAHFLEATSTVQPGPYDLSLVEGSVTTPSDAERIRQIRAASRHLVTIGACATAGGIQALRNFADVDEYRRTVYAHPEYIETLATSTPVSAHVDVDFELRGCPIDRRQLIEVLTAFLAGRKPDIPDHSVCFECKRRGTVCVTVAHGTPCLGPVTHAGCGALCPAYHRGCFGCFGPSGSVNLPALIPVLRRDGMDDDAVERFLHTFNAPAFEKEMGK
- a CDS encoding Ni/Fe hydrogenase subunit alpha is translated as MTHRGSRVLHVGSLSRVEGEGALRLHVHDRTVTEARLEIYEPPRFFEAFLRGRSYTEPPDITARVCGICPVAYQMSACAAIEDACGVEVDPAIRDLRRLLYCGEWIESQALHIYLLHAPDFLGHPSAIDLARTHRAEVERGLRLKKAGNDIMELVGGRAVHPINVRLGGFHRAPARTELRPLREELQRALDDAWETVRWVAGFDFPEARTDADLLALAEADTYAIEGGTPTVLRADGSRGSFPVGQFTDHVSETHVAHSTALHSRLDGRLHLTGSLARFAVSGSLLSPVALEAAVAAGLGDPREGAVCRNPFRSILVRAVEVVYAVGEALRIIDGYEPPASPYTEVPPVAGVGHGATEAPRGVLYHRYEIDADGLVADATMVPPTAQNQGAIEDDLRRMAQAAIGERDPDDDELTALCERAIRNHDPCISCSTHFLDLTVVRTSGPTTGGHRA
- a CDS encoding CBS domain-containing protein; protein product: MPESPYTVSDVMTQTVIAVGRDASFKEIVGLIDQWKVSALPVLVGEGRVIGVVSEADLLPKEEFRDGGEEDAERAERQKAAALTAGELMSTPAVTVHADASVAEAARIMARRHVKRLPVVDSVGILQGVVSRSDLLKVFLRDDEEIAEEVRHSVLGQLPITTPLTVSVADGVVTLGGVLPDRTLVPIVARAVRAVEGVVDIRLDLTHR